A region of Salvia splendens isolate huo1 chromosome 17, SspV2, whole genome shotgun sequence DNA encodes the following proteins:
- the LOC121774724 gene encoding thioredoxin H1-like: MSTSESEGQVIGCHTDATWNDLLQKAMDNKKLVVVDFTASWCGPCRFIAPFFAELAKKFPQVMFLKVDIDELKSVASDWAVEAMPTFIFLKEGKILDTIVGAQKEELQQTIAKHLNATTTA; encoded by the exons ATGTCTACGTCGGAATCTGAAGGACAAGTGATCGGTTGCCACACTGATGCTACCTGGAACGACCTGCTTCAGAAGGCAATGGACAATAAGAAGTTG GTAGTTGTGGATTTCACTGCTTCCTGGTGCGGACCGTGCCGGTTCATAGCTCCTTTCTTCGCGGAGTTGGCTAAAAAGTTTCCTCAAGTGATGTTCCTCAAGGTGGATATTGATGAGTTGAAG TCGGTTGCTAGTGACTGGGCAGTCGAGGCAATGCCGACCTTCATCTTCCTCAAAGAAGGGAAGATCTTGGACACCATTGTAGGAGCACAGAAAGAAGAGCTGCAGCAGACCATTGCTAAGCACCTCAATGCTACTACTACTGCCTAG
- the LOC121774723 gene encoding beta-galactosidase 3-like: MRLSSSSKWILGFCILGILVCGVVKCSVTYDRKALIINGQRRILISGSIHYPRSTPEMWEDLINKAKDGGLDVIETYVFWNAHEPSPGHYNFEGRYDLVRFVKAIQKAGLYAHLRIGPYVCAEWNFGGFPVWLKYVPGISFRTDNEPFKMAMEGFTKKIVDMMKAEDLYESQGGPIILSQVENEYGSQAKQLGEPGHQYVTWAAKMAVGLNTGVPWVMCKEDDAPDPVINSCNGFYCDTFSPNKPYKPSIWTEAWSGWFTEFGGPIYQRPVKDLAFSVAKFIQNGGSFVNYYMYHGGTNFGRSAGGPFITTSYDYDAPLDEYGLIRQPKYGHLKELHKAVKLCEKALVSADPTVTSLGNLQQAHVYSSESGDCAAFLANYDTNSAAKVMFNNVHYSLPPWSISILPDCKSVAFNTAKVGVQTSQLDMLPSNSKMSSWETYNEDLYSSDEGSAFSAVGLLEQINVTRDASDYLWYTTSVDVDSSESFLHSGDLPTLIIQSAGHALHVFVNGELSGSAFGTREKRRFTFRGEINLRAGSNKISLLSVAVGLPNVGGHFENYMTGVQPPVVLHGLDRGKLDLSWVKWTYKVGLKGETMNLISPNSISSVDWTKGSLSAQKDQPLAWHKTYFDPPDGDEPLALDMSSMGKGELWVNGESLGRYWTEYAAGDCNGCSYAGVYKPPKCQIGCGKPTQRWYHLPRSWLKPTQNLLVLFEELGGDPKGITLVKRSVTTVCADVSEYHPSSKRWQIESNDRTQVFHQPKIHLHCGLGQSISSIKFASFGTPLGTCGSFQQGTCHAPTSYDILEKNCVGKQRCSVTISNNNFGKDPCPNILKCLSVEAICAPRK, translated from the exons ATGAGACTGAGTTCATCTTCTAAGTGGATTTTGGGGTTCTGCATTTTGGGGATTCTTGTTTGTGGGGTGGTGAAATGCAGTGTTACTTATGATAGGAAGGCCCTGATAATCAATGGGCAGAGAAGAATTCTCATTTCTGGTTCTATACATTATCCCAGAAGCACTCCTGAG ATGTGGGAAGATCTGATAAACAAGGCTAAAGATGGAGGTCTTGATGTGATTGAGACTTATGTGTTTTGGAATGCTCATGAGCCTAGTCCTGGCCAt TATAACTTTGAAGGGAGATATGATTTGGTGAGGTTTGTGAAAGCCATTCAAAAAGCAGGATTGTATGCTCATCTTAGAATTGGGCCTTATGTTTGTGCAGAGTGGAATTTTGG AGGATTTCCTGTCTGGCTGAAATATGTGCCGGGTATTAGCTTCAGGACAGATAATGAGCCATTCAAG ATGGCAATGGAAGGTTTTACTAAGAAGATAGTCGACATGATGAAGGCTGAAGATCTGTATGAATCTCAGGGTGGCCCCATTATTCTCTCCCAG GTTGAGAACGAGTACGGTTCACAAGCGAAGCAACTTGGTGAGCCTGGTCATCAATATGTGACTTGGGCTGCAAAGATGGCTGTTGGACTCAATACCGGTGTTCCTTGGGTGATGTGCAAGGAAGACGACGCACCAGATCCTGTG ATCAATTCGTGCAACGGATTCTATTGTGATACTTTCTCCCCAAACAAGCCTTACAAACCGTCTATCTGGACTGAGGCTTGGAGTGGCTG GTTTACGGAATTCGGTGGACCAATTTACCAGCGACCAGTTAAAGATTTGGCATTTTCTGTAGCTAAATTCATCCAAAATGGGGGTTCATTTGTTAATTACTACATG TATCATGGTGGCACGAATTTTGGGCGCTCTGCTGGAGGGCCTTTCATAACAACAAGCTACGACTATGATGCTCCACTTGACGAATATG GTTTGATCAGGCAACCTAAGTATGGTCATCTTAAAGAGCTGCACAAAGCTGTTAAACTATGTGAGAAAGCTTTGGTTTCAGCTGACCCCACTGTGACTTCACTTGGAAACCTTCAGCAG GCTCACGTATACTCTTCAGAATCTGGAGATTGTGCAGCCTTTCTTGCAAATTATGATACTAATTCTGCGGCAAAAGTGATGTTCAATAACGTTCATTATAGCCTGCCTCCTTGGTCGATCAGCATCCTTCCCGACTGCAAGAGCGTAGCTTTCAACACAGCCAAA GTTGGTGTCCAAACATCGCAATTGGACATGCTGCCAAGCAACAGCAAAATGTCTTCCTGGGAAACGTATAATGAAGATTTATATTCTTCTGACGAAGGCTCAGCATTTTCTGCTGTCGGCCTCTTGGAACAGATAAATGTTACTAGAGATGCTAGTGATTATCTTTGGTACACAACTAG CGTTGACGTTGACTCATCAGAGTCCTTTCTTCACAGTGGAGATCTCCCAACTCTTATCATTCAGTCAGCTGGTCACGCTCTGCATGTTTTTGTGAATGGAGAGCTTTCCG GTTCTGCCTTTGGGACGAGGGAGAAGAGGAGATTCACCTTTCGAGGGGAAATCAATCTTCGTGCTGGATCGAATAAAATTAGTCTCCTCAGTGTCGCAGTTGGACTGCCA AATGTTGGTGGACATTTTGAAAACTATATGACTGGAGTCCAGCCTCCCGTTGTGTTGCATGGACTCGACCGGGGAAAATTGGACTTGTCTTGGGTAAAATGGACATACAAG GTTGGACTAAAGGGAGAAACGATGAATCTCATCTCTCCAAATAGCATTTCTTCCGTCGACTGGACAAAGGGTTCACTAAGTGCACAGAAAGATCAACCTTTAGCATGGCATAAG ACGTACTTCGACCCACCTGATGGAGACGAGCCACTAGCTTTGGATATGAGTAGCATGGGAAAAGGCGAACTGTGGGTCAATGGAGAGAGTCTCGGAAGATACTGGACCGAATACGCAGCTGGTGACTGCAACGGCTGTAGTTACGCGGGCGTCTATAAGCCTCCCAAGTGTCAAATTGGTTGTGGAAAACCAACTCAAAGATG GTATCATCTACCAAGGTCATGGCTAAAACCAACACAGAATCTCCTCGTGCTTTTTGAAGAACTTGGAGGTGACCCGAAAGGGATCACTCTCGTCAAGAGGTCAGTGACGACAGTTTGTGCAGATGTCTCTGAGTATCATCCAAGCAGTAAGAGATGGCAAATCGAAAGCAATGACAGAACACAAGTGTTCCACCAACCAAAAATTCACCTTCACTGTGGTCTGGGGCAGTCCATATCTTCCATCAAGTTTGCCAGCTTCGGAACTCCTTTGGGAACCTGCGGAAGCTTTCAGCAAGGAACATGCCATGCTCCGACATCATATGACATCTTAGAGAAG AATTGCGTAGGGAAGCAAAGATGCTCAGTGACAATATCAAACAATAACTTTGGTAAAGATCCCTGCCCCAATATTTTGAAGTGTCTCTCAGTCGAAGCAATATGTGCCCCTCGTAAATAA